A stretch of the Bdellovibrio sp. 22V genome encodes the following:
- a CDS encoding S8 family serine peptidase, translating to MRLLPFLFFILSSPLFAHAERLIVMMKDKASFQRLHKQQGTWSQEIPGKIEASLQNINTFIVDTANPRDVERLRSIQGVAYIEKEYLHPAPRKFVQGAALQAAASTPLERPWGLDAIHAPEAWSLTNKGEGARILILDSGLHSNHPSIQPNFEKGRDFTGAGDDSDFSDNTGHGTHVAGTAAAAEMPGGFAGVAPKAKILAGRVCREEGCWNTAVVAGINWGIEEKVDVVNLSLGSYGPTPAETAAVLSADRAGVSLVAATGNYGTAEVLFPAAHPTVIAVGAVDKNLRHAFFSQYGPEVSVVAPGVDVLSSIPVGTGRESSILISATNETEEAVLFHGTTVPRSVLTKPLVYCGDGLPEDFQGKDVTGKHVLLMRSDDLYFTEQIRNAMRAGALSVLIINNTTGITDTTLFEKENMLFATAFLLSQEAGAKILSLLETTPDIQISMRTKITDYKETFGTSMASPHVAGVVALMKVANKNLLPAEIKSILMKTALPLGPNKENKYGAGLINAKAAVEAALALRNEKK from the coding sequence ATGAGACTTCTTCCTTTTCTGTTTTTCATTCTCAGTTCTCCCCTTTTTGCACATGCAGAACGCTTGATCGTGATGATGAAAGACAAAGCGTCTTTTCAGCGCCTGCATAAGCAGCAAGGAACCTGGTCACAAGAAATTCCCGGAAAAATTGAAGCCAGCCTTCAGAACATCAACACGTTTATTGTCGATACCGCAAATCCCCGAGACGTGGAAAGACTTCGTTCCATTCAAGGTGTTGCTTACATTGAAAAAGAGTACCTTCACCCAGCTCCGCGAAAGTTTGTTCAAGGTGCTGCTTTACAAGCTGCCGCCAGCACTCCTTTAGAAAGACCTTGGGGTCTTGACGCTATTCATGCGCCGGAAGCTTGGAGCCTCACCAACAAAGGTGAAGGCGCACGCATTCTTATTTTAGATAGCGGCTTGCACAGTAATCATCCTTCGATCCAACCGAACTTCGAAAAAGGCCGCGACTTTACTGGTGCCGGTGACGATTCTGATTTTTCTGATAATACCGGACACGGCACCCACGTCGCGGGAACAGCCGCCGCCGCAGAAATGCCCGGAGGTTTCGCCGGTGTCGCTCCTAAAGCCAAAATCTTGGCTGGCCGCGTATGTCGCGAAGAAGGCTGCTGGAATACTGCAGTTGTTGCCGGCATCAACTGGGGCATTGAAGAAAAAGTCGATGTTGTGAATTTGTCTCTAGGAAGCTACGGCCCGACGCCCGCAGAAACGGCCGCTGTTCTGAGTGCGGATCGTGCGGGGGTCTCGCTCGTCGCCGCGACGGGAAATTACGGCACCGCTGAAGTTTTATTTCCTGCAGCCCACCCCACGGTGATTGCCGTCGGCGCTGTTGATAAAAATCTTCGCCATGCTTTCTTTTCGCAATACGGTCCCGAAGTATCCGTGGTCGCTCCGGGTGTGGATGTTTTATCTTCGATTCCTGTGGGAACAGGTCGTGAAAGCTCGATCCTTATTTCAGCAACAAACGAAACGGAAGAGGCTGTTTTGTTCCACGGCACGACGGTGCCACGCTCCGTTTTAACAAAACCTTTAGTCTATTGCGGTGACGGTCTGCCGGAAGATTTCCAAGGAAAAGACGTCACGGGTAAGCATGTGCTTTTGATGAGAAGCGATGATCTTTACTTTACAGAGCAGATCCGCAATGCCATGAGAGCCGGCGCTCTCAGCGTTCTCATCATCAACAACACGACGGGAATCACGGATACGACCCTGTTTGAAAAAGAAAACATGTTGTTCGCAACAGCGTTTTTACTATCCCAGGAAGCGGGAGCGAAAATTCTGTCGTTACTGGAAACGACACCTGACATTCAGATCTCTATGCGCACCAAGATCACGGATTACAAAGAGACCTTTGGTACGTCCATGGCGTCCCCGCACGTCGCTGGTGTCGTCGCTTTAATGAAAGTGGCAAATAAGAATCTTTTGCCGGCAGAGATAAAATCTATTCTGATGAAGACGGCCCTGCCCTTGGGGCCGAATAAAGAAAACAAATACGGTGCAGGCCTTATAAATGCAAAGGCAGCCGTAGAGGCTGCCCTGGCACTTCGTAACGAGAAAAAATAA
- a CDS encoding Ig-like domain-containing protein, producing MRKFLWLSLAFLTITGYQNCSKQEMAFEYYDQASLLGVGLNLVPDPNNVHEVNEVQKYTLVIELPEKGVIAKSSVRVNNQEVSTAPDAFGNLKFSFNPESPKNYEIIGEVWTPDGTLFNVSETLPITDEKPPVINLLANSTNKYDLHQTLGFNFKAFDEGGGEIEDLACYLDDARVDCGFNPASATGKFTFKDLDSGTHLLKVLAVDSYNNTGEASLKFSISYDKVAPKITLAAFSANTWFTIDEQKFNLQVDELGAGLKSVICTLDNVAVPCSQSTGKSVLVTQPSTAGNHQLKIVATDRQDNMATTTYTLRSLVDLNKPKITITKNTANTNLINQLQKFAVKIVDLESGLKSYTCLYGSTKIACTLANGSMEVSITPKVAGAQLFVVEAEDRYGNKESSRVTLDIIQDRSAPVVQILADSMNEPLTNKTLKYSFTVSKPANLSKVASVTCFSDSIAVNCSQNATKTSGSFSVMYPTTGAHLIKVVAKDQAGNIGTKSLSLNIKKLATKTTSLAVTEIKKVDVLFVVDDSGSMIEEQKNMAAKVGSFVSKISHMDWRAAVTTTDLINYDGRLVQIKNLPNTYFVSSAMNPATAQVELGATIEGLGINGSGAEQGIAATNRAVTRRFEAPNATFFRNDAALAVVLISDEDESGNTMLNSGENLISTIKAAWPEKNFSFSSIVKSYATCTTGAMGTKYLALSKLTGQNLKGGAVVGCVGDADYTSVLSKIGDSVQNIHNMVSLSCSPYKTSVNVKKGATVYNGTRTLAGAALSFSTSLPVGSYTLTYQCVE from the coding sequence ATGCGTAAGTTTCTTTGGCTATCATTGGCGTTTCTTACTATCACAGGTTATCAAAACTGTTCTAAGCAAGAGATGGCCTTCGAATACTACGACCAAGCCTCATTACTTGGAGTGGGTTTAAATCTTGTTCCCGATCCCAACAACGTCCATGAAGTTAACGAAGTGCAAAAGTACACTCTGGTTATTGAACTGCCTGAAAAAGGCGTGATCGCGAAAAGCTCCGTGCGCGTGAATAACCAAGAGGTTTCTACAGCACCCGACGCTTTCGGGAATCTCAAATTCTCTTTCAATCCTGAGTCACCTAAGAACTATGAGATTATTGGCGAAGTGTGGACTCCTGACGGAACACTTTTTAACGTGTCTGAGACACTGCCCATCACCGACGAAAAACCACCGGTCATCAATTTGCTTGCGAACTCTACAAACAAATATGACCTGCATCAGACGTTAGGTTTTAACTTCAAAGCTTTCGATGAAGGTGGCGGCGAAATCGAAGACCTCGCGTGCTATCTCGATGACGCTCGTGTGGATTGCGGTTTCAATCCAGCGTCTGCAACTGGCAAGTTTACATTTAAAGACCTCGACAGCGGCACCCACCTGCTGAAGGTACTTGCGGTGGACTCTTACAATAATACTGGTGAAGCGTCTTTGAAATTTAGCATCAGCTATGACAAGGTGGCGCCTAAAATCACGCTGGCTGCCTTCAGCGCAAACACTTGGTTCACAATTGATGAACAGAAATTCAATTTGCAAGTGGACGAATTGGGCGCGGGATTAAAATCCGTCATTTGTACCCTTGATAACGTTGCAGTACCCTGTTCCCAAAGCACGGGAAAAAGCGTTTTGGTTACGCAGCCGTCGACAGCCGGGAATCATCAGTTAAAAATCGTTGCTACGGATCGCCAGGATAATATGGCTACGACAACGTACACGTTGCGATCTTTGGTGGACTTGAACAAACCCAAAATAACGATCACGAAAAACACGGCGAATACAAACCTTATCAATCAATTGCAAAAGTTTGCGGTTAAGATTGTCGATTTAGAAAGCGGTCTTAAATCCTACACATGCCTTTATGGCAGCACGAAAATCGCTTGCACGCTGGCCAATGGTTCGATGGAAGTCAGTATTACTCCGAAAGTTGCCGGCGCTCAGCTTTTTGTCGTAGAAGCCGAAGATAGATACGGCAACAAAGAATCGTCCCGCGTAACTTTAGATATTATCCAGGACCGTTCCGCTCCTGTTGTGCAAATTTTGGCGGATTCCATGAACGAGCCTTTGACAAATAAAACGTTGAAATATTCTTTCACCGTTAGCAAGCCTGCGAATTTAAGCAAGGTTGCCAGTGTGACTTGTTTTAGCGACTCCATCGCGGTTAATTGTTCGCAAAACGCGACAAAAACTTCCGGATCCTTTTCGGTGATGTACCCGACAACCGGCGCGCATTTGATTAAAGTGGTTGCGAAAGATCAAGCCGGCAACATCGGTACGAAGTCTCTGTCATTGAATATCAAAAAACTGGCGACGAAAACGACGTCTCTTGCCGTTACGGAAATTAAAAAAGTCGACGTGCTTTTTGTTGTCGACGATTCAGGCTCTATGATTGAAGAGCAAAAAAACATGGCGGCTAAAGTCGGAAGTTTTGTTTCTAAAATCAGTCACATGGATTGGAGAGCCGCTGTAACGACGACAGACCTGATAAATTACGATGGCCGTCTTGTGCAAATCAAGAATCTGCCGAACACGTACTTTGTAAGTTCCGCGATGAATCCGGCGACAGCGCAAGTTGAATTAGGTGCGACCATTGAAGGCCTTGGTATTAACGGCTCGGGTGCCGAACAGGGAATTGCAGCGACCAATCGTGCAGTGACCCGCCGTTTTGAAGCCCCGAATGCGACATTCTTCCGCAATGATGCCGCTTTGGCCGTGGTCTTGATCTCGGATGAAGACGAGTCTGGAAATACGATGTTGAACTCGGGTGAAAATCTGATTTCTACTATCAAAGCGGCGTGGCCGGAAAAAAACTTTTCGTTCAGTTCGATCGTGAAATCCTATGCGACCTGCACGACGGGAGCCATGGGCACCAAGTACCTGGCACTGTCCAAGCTGACAGGCCAGAACTTAAAAGGCGGCGCCGTTGTTGGTTGTGTGGGTGATGCGGATTACACCTCTGTCTTGTCGAAGATTGGTGATTCCGTGCAAAACATCCATAACATGGTTTCGCTTTCCTGCTCGCCTTATAAAACGAGCGTGAACGTCAAAAAAGGCGCCACAGTTTACAATGGAACGAGAACTCTGGCGGGAGCTGCTTTGAGCTTTAGTACCAGCTTGCCGGTCGGAAGCTACACGCTGACTTATCAATGCGTGGAGTAA
- a CDS encoding acid shock protein, translating into MKKFISLLIASVLLSSASFAQEAPSEEASPEETTESAPAETPAVETAPPAEETPTAPAPAPARTRAKVRRKFISSWGVGVSALQWNDTLKLQQGVTTDTDYANYNGLILTVQKEFTYLRWGWAAAGFIGSGRANGGGNSSTITYQKDMVAFTVYGVSPRAFYRLSGRINAGVTGMVFMRSIDWPKDAANQTIDSGRNMNVMALADLNVRLFHKWDFYSGIGPLKEGSTLWKVGVNYRF; encoded by the coding sequence ATGAAGAAATTTATTTCCCTTCTTATCGCCAGTGTCCTTCTTTCTTCGGCAAGCTTCGCGCAAGAAGCACCTTCAGAGGAAGCTTCTCCTGAGGAAACGACCGAGTCCGCTCCGGCGGAAACTCCTGCGGTGGAAACCGCTCCGCCCGCGGAAGAGACGCCGACAGCACCGGCACCTGCGCCGGCTCGTACGAGAGCAAAAGTTCGTCGTAAATTTATCTCGAGCTGGGGCGTGGGCGTTTCAGCGCTGCAGTGGAATGACACTTTGAAACTTCAGCAAGGCGTAACAACAGACACTGATTACGCCAATTACAACGGCTTGATCCTGACGGTGCAAAAAGAATTTACTTACCTGCGTTGGGGATGGGCTGCCGCTGGATTTATCGGTTCGGGGCGCGCCAATGGCGGAGGCAACTCCAGCACAATCACTTACCAGAAAGACATGGTGGCTTTCACCGTTTACGGCGTATCCCCGCGCGCTTTCTATCGTCTTTCGGGGCGTATCAATGCCGGTGTCACGGGAATGGTTTTCATGCGCAGTATTGACTGGCCGAAAGATGCCGCCAATCAAACGATTGACTCTGGTCGCAATATGAATGTGATGGCCTTAGCTGATTTGAACGTTCGCCTGTTCCACAAGTGGGACTTTTATTCTGGAATTGGCCCGTTAAAAGAAGGTTCCACCCTATGGAAGGTGGGCGTGAACTATCGCTTCTAA
- a CDS encoding YceI family protein encodes MKFFATLILSMSVSYAAMAQSVTVDVVLNPMGDFKAKTSDVKGSAVVKGDEVSAENIVVNLKGLKTGVELRDKHTQKHLDTTKFPEAVLVSATGKGGKGKGKIKIRGVEKDVEGTYKVEGKVLKADFKLNISDFGISDINYMGVGVEDEVTLHVAVPVK; translated from the coding sequence ATGAAGTTTTTTGCAACTTTGATTCTTTCCATGAGCGTATCATATGCAGCTATGGCACAGAGTGTGACGGTCGATGTGGTTCTGAATCCAATGGGCGATTTTAAGGCGAAGACTTCCGACGTAAAAGGTTCGGCGGTTGTGAAAGGCGACGAGGTTTCCGCAGAAAACATCGTCGTGAATTTGAAAGGTTTAAAAACGGGCGTAGAGCTTCGTGATAAACACACGCAAAAGCATTTGGACACGACAAAGTTCCCAGAAGCTGTTCTTGTTTCCGCAACGGGTAAAGGCGGAAAAGGAAAAGGTAAAATCAAAATCAGAGGCGTAGAAAAAGACGTTGAAGGAACTTACAAAGTAGAAGGTAAAGTTCTTAAAGCTGATTTCAAATTGAACATCAGCGACTTCGGTATCAGCGACATCAACTACATGGGGGTGGGCGTAGAAGACGAAGTCACTCTTCACGTCGCTGTTCCGGTAAAATAA
- the pepN gene encoding aminopeptidase N encodes MKQEKIYLKDYKAPTFSVEGINLDFILNEDFCRVIAKSEIKKQTPGAELRLNGEELKLVSVKINGKALAAGEYETTEEELIIKTVPDVFTLEIETELQPQNNTSLEGLYKSSGIFCTQCEAQGFRKITYFFDRPDIMTSYSVTIEADKKKYPVLLSNGDRIKVEDVGNGRHKAFWRDPHKKPCYLFALVAGDLGVIRDTFTTKSGRKVNLEVYAAHGKQERCWHAMASLQKSMKWDEDTFGLEYDLNDYMIVAIDDFNAGAMENKGLNIFNSRLVLADSNSATDVDFHSIESVVAHEYFHNWTGNRVTLRDWFQLSLKEGLTVFRDQEFSADMTDRGVQRIEDVDALRAGQFAEDAGPNAHPVRPESCMAVDNFFTMTIYEKGSEVIRMMQTIVGRKGFRKGMDEYFKRHDGQAVTTEDFAAAISEPNGKDFSQFRRWYHQAGTPTIAINEHFDDAKGEYHLTLEQHCAPTPNQPTKDPFHVPLMMGLLDKSGQELPLSCDKIQVNTDGKNLIELKDKKETYVFKGLKDRPVLSILREFSAPVNLSWNAKEEDLYFLMEKDTDSFNRREMTQKLALRVFHKLIDQARNKAPLNMDSRFVNAMSALIRSNDMDPAFKAKMLQLPSYAVLAQVESVLDAEAFHQARVALRTAIARENRQQLLDIYHKYHGVDPKSHDPKVFGHRSLKNQALTYLAELNDPEIMDVVNNQYQKAQNMTDRMTALMILADSESKHREAALNDFYQNWKDDSVVINKWFTAQATTSRKQTLEDVKALTKHPAFNITNPNNVYSLLRAFGANLVRFHDPKTDAYEFYADKILEIDGKNPQVAARLCAAFNFVQKLDPVMKDKALTQIKRMVAVPNLSKNSRELLQSALT; translated from the coding sequence ATGAAACAAGAAAAAATTTATCTCAAGGACTATAAAGCGCCTACTTTCTCTGTAGAGGGCATTAACCTCGACTTCATCCTGAATGAAGACTTTTGTCGAGTTATCGCAAAGAGCGAAATCAAGAAACAAACACCCGGCGCGGAACTCCGCCTTAACGGCGAAGAGCTCAAACTTGTTTCCGTAAAAATCAACGGCAAGGCTTTAGCTGCGGGTGAGTACGAAACGACCGAAGAAGAACTTATCATCAAAACTGTTCCAGATGTTTTCACTTTGGAAATTGAAACCGAATTGCAGCCACAAAATAACACGTCTTTAGAAGGCTTGTATAAATCCAGCGGCATCTTCTGCACCCAATGTGAGGCGCAAGGTTTTAGAAAGATCACTTACTTCTTTGATCGCCCTGATATCATGACTTCCTACTCTGTCACTATCGAAGCTGACAAAAAGAAATACCCTGTTTTGCTTTCGAACGGCGACCGCATCAAAGTTGAAGACGTAGGCAACGGCCGTCACAAAGCTTTCTGGCGCGATCCACATAAAAAACCTTGTTACCTCTTCGCCCTTGTCGCCGGTGATCTTGGTGTTATTCGCGATACTTTCACGACAAAATCGGGTCGAAAAGTGAATCTGGAAGTGTATGCGGCTCACGGCAAACAAGAGCGTTGCTGGCACGCGATGGCGTCTTTGCAGAAATCCATGAAGTGGGACGAAGACACTTTCGGTCTTGAATATGATTTGAACGATTACATGATCGTTGCAATTGATGATTTCAATGCCGGTGCGATGGAAAACAAAGGTTTGAACATCTTCAACTCCCGTCTGGTCTTGGCGGACTCCAACTCTGCAACTGATGTGGACTTCCACTCGATTGAATCCGTTGTCGCGCATGAATACTTTCACAACTGGACCGGCAACCGCGTCACACTTCGTGACTGGTTCCAACTTTCTTTGAAGGAAGGCTTAACTGTTTTCCGCGATCAGGAATTCTCTGCCGACATGACCGATCGTGGTGTGCAAAGAATCGAGGACGTCGATGCTCTTCGCGCCGGTCAATTCGCTGAAGATGCGGGTCCGAATGCTCACCCGGTTCGTCCTGAATCATGCATGGCTGTCGACAACTTCTTTACGATGACCATCTATGAAAAAGGCTCTGAAGTCATTCGTATGATGCAAACGATTGTGGGCCGTAAAGGTTTCCGCAAAGGCATGGATGAATACTTCAAGCGGCACGACGGCCAAGCTGTCACGACTGAAGATTTTGCGGCCGCGATTTCTGAGCCGAACGGCAAAGACTTCTCGCAATTCCGCCGTTGGTATCACCAGGCTGGAACTCCAACAATTGCTATCAACGAGCACTTTGATGACGCCAAGGGTGAATATCACCTGACATTGGAACAGCATTGCGCTCCAACCCCAAATCAACCGACAAAAGATCCATTCCATGTTCCATTAATGATGGGTCTTTTGGATAAGTCTGGCCAAGAGTTGCCATTAAGCTGCGATAAAATCCAGGTTAATACCGATGGAAAAAACCTGATCGAGCTTAAAGACAAAAAAGAAACTTACGTCTTTAAGGGCTTGAAAGACCGTCCTGTTCTTTCAATCTTGCGTGAGTTCTCAGCTCCGGTGAATTTGAGCTGGAATGCCAAAGAAGAAGATCTTTATTTCTTAATGGAGAAAGATACTGATTCTTTCAACCGCCGGGAAATGACTCAAAAGTTGGCGTTGCGTGTATTCCACAAACTCATTGATCAAGCCCGCAACAAAGCTCCTCTCAATATGGATTCACGCTTTGTGAACGCCATGAGCGCATTGATTCGGTCCAACGATATGGACCCGGCTTTCAAAGCGAAGATGCTGCAATTGCCAAGCTATGCTGTTTTGGCGCAAGTCGAATCTGTTCTTGATGCGGAAGCCTTCCATCAAGCGCGTGTGGCATTACGTACAGCGATTGCGCGTGAAAACCGTCAGCAGCTTTTGGATATTTACCATAAATACCATGGCGTTGATCCAAAGAGCCACGACCCGAAAGTGTTCGGTCACCGCTCCTTGAAGAACCAGGCTTTGACTTACTTGGCGGAACTCAACGATCCGGAAATCATGGATGTCGTGAACAATCAGTATCAAAAAGCGCAGAACATGACGGATCGTATGACAGCCTTGATGATTTTGGCGGACTCAGAATCTAAACACCGTGAAGCGGCTCTGAACGATTTCTATCAAAATTGGAAAGATGATTCTGTGGTGATCAATAAGTGGTTCACAGCGCAGGCGACAACCTCTCGCAAGCAAACTCTTGAAGACGTGAAAGCTTTGACTAAGCACCCCGCGTTTAACATCACGAATCCGAACAATGTGTATTCATTGCTCAGAGCTTTCGGTGCTAACCTTGTGCGTTTCCATGATCCAAAAACGGATGCGTATGAATTCTATGCTGACAAGATTTTGGAAATCGACGGCAAGAACCCGCAGGTCGCAGCCCGTCTGTGCGCCGCTTTCAACTTCGTTCAGAAGTTGGATCCTGTGATGAAGGACAAAGCCCTCACACAAATCAAGCGCATGGTGGCAGTCCCAAATCTGTCCAAAAACTCCCGCGAGCTACTTCAATCAGCCCTCACTTAA
- the folE gene encoding GTP cyclohydrolase I FolE, translating into MAKTTKKKTSKKSIELNPDATHEVAIAVKKILENVRPTPMVHNGLSNEEKIAKITDKFTDIMEILGLDLNDDSLAETPHRVAKMYVNEVFSGLDPKKFPKMTVIDNKMNYDQMIVVQSISCLSFCEHHFLPIDGFATVAYIPNKKVIGLSKINRVVQYFSRRPQVQERLTKQITDCLQYILDTEHVAVHINAKHYCVVMRGIEDTTSTTSTADLRGHFKSRQETREEFLQHCRTK; encoded by the coding sequence ATGGCTAAAACAACGAAGAAAAAGACATCCAAAAAATCCATCGAGCTAAACCCCGACGCCACTCACGAAGTCGCTATTGCGGTAAAGAAAATTCTCGAAAACGTGCGCCCAACGCCGATGGTTCACAATGGTCTGAGCAATGAAGAAAAGATTGCGAAGATCACCGATAAATTCACGGACATCATGGAAATCCTCGGTCTTGATTTGAATGACGACAGCTTGGCGGAGACTCCCCATCGCGTGGCGAAGATGTACGTTAACGAAGTGTTCAGCGGCTTAGACCCGAAAAAATTCCCGAAAATGACTGTGATCGATAACAAGATGAATTACGATCAAATGATCGTCGTTCAAAGCATCAGTTGTCTGTCCTTCTGTGAACACCACTTCTTGCCGATCGATGGTTTTGCCACTGTGGCTTACATTCCGAATAAAAAGGTGATTGGTCTTTCAAAGATCAATCGCGTGGTGCAATATTTCTCACGCCGCCCGCAAGTGCAAGAGCGTCTGACAAAACAAATCACGGACTGTCTTCAATACATCTTGGATACAGAGCATGTCGCAGTTCATATCAACGCCAAACACTATTGCGTTGTGATGAGGGGAATCGAAGACACGACAAGCACGACGTCCACAGCCGACCTGCGCGGTCACTTCAAATCACGTCAAGAAACACGCGAAGAGTTCCTGCAACACTGCCGCACGAAGTAA
- a CDS encoding PilZ domain-containing protein, protein MEAKSPALERPRAVQMAAAVLMMTPVLDILMMQRTGTQVFSWISWLMIFGAGVSLLIRHKLSWVIGIGLCSVVVISTAYRLVTTMGDIDPAVSAAMMLDCMLVLFIVGTVSYFFRYPYLDRRQNWFAPTGDRFSISTPVVLRGVETQTIDLSYTGARIALPASTEPFKTGETVTLQLSEINDIQCRAKVVEVRDNLVRVRFEGTSSSEKDLIRQWLNSQNLQKV, encoded by the coding sequence ATGGAAGCAAAATCACCCGCATTAGAACGTCCTCGTGCCGTGCAAATGGCCGCTGCTGTGCTTATGATGACACCTGTTTTAGACATCTTGATGATGCAAAGAACGGGCACTCAGGTTTTTAGCTGGATCAGTTGGTTGATGATCTTTGGAGCCGGTGTCAGTTTGTTGATTCGTCACAAACTCTCGTGGGTGATCGGAATCGGTCTTTGCAGTGTCGTGGTGATCTCGACCGCATATCGTCTTGTCACAACGATGGGAGATATCGATCCGGCGGTGAGTGCCGCGATGATGCTGGATTGCATGTTGGTGCTTTTTATTGTGGGCACGGTATCGTACTTCTTCCGTTATCCATATCTGGATCGTCGTCAAAACTGGTTTGCGCCGACGGGGGATCGTTTTTCCATCTCCACACCTGTGGTTCTGCGCGGAGTTGAAACGCAAACAATCGATCTTTCGTATACGGGAGCGCGCATTGCTCTTCCTGCTTCGACGGAGCCGTTTAAAACGGGCGAAACCGTGACTTTGCAGCTCTCAGAGATCAACGACATTCAATGCCGCGCGAAGGTGGTGGAAGTGCGTGACAATCTGGTGCGCGTCCGCTTTGAGGGGACGTCGTCTTCTGAAAAAGACCTGATTCGTCAGTGGCTCAATAGCCAAAATTTGCAAAAAGTATAG
- a CDS encoding DUF1501 domain-containing protein, with translation MGDSNHITRRGLLIGGSVIGASALVPTPVERLLNMLTTGIIHQAQADANGTAGSRNFINFLMPGGPIRYTFDAWMRTNPNDAMLDFNPMVTNRFVNSGGRVTGVENSTFNYNGVLVPHMFSHNVYNGKGAQRPLTDLLNHMMVIRGYGTGLDGHPFNATAQQAPVGGVSSLLGLAADYSKKTFEAIEWPDRGAYGNFNSVNGKALNKLTGSPLVSLLEGFGGPQGGRVKGRSLKDRNRAAFDLAQARLKAYAQSDFAGSTMLGKNLSNASDLMKKGTGNIDGYWNSAVNRYRTLIQNSLRQSGLVGISDIPLISDEGNFWRVHVADGNRGLKVSSDFDMRDALSTMTVPGALAEGLAMAEYVLKEGLVTSINMHIGDMPGVLLKEAGTGILAQHNAIIDMHETGAVPAVLLTTAYYRAIASGLLELIDQLKAAKVNGVDLWSETVIQVISEFNRSARANGTGSDHGYNQMVSSVFSGAIKGPVVVGNIYRNGHGGGYTGTQGIGAPIDGYNQKGMPSPTMAASTVAALLRVPKNPYENLAAPLVELRGDRLDVIHKAKLVG, from the coding sequence ATGGGGGACAGTAATCATATTACCCGCAGGGGATTGTTAATTGGTGGCTCTGTCATTGGAGCTTCGGCATTGGTGCCGACACCTGTTGAACGTCTTCTTAATATGCTGACAACCGGGATTATTCATCAAGCGCAAGCGGATGCCAACGGTACGGCAGGTTCGCGCAATTTTATCAACTTCCTTATGCCCGGCGGACCGATTCGTTATACTTTCGATGCGTGGATGCGCACGAATCCTAACGATGCAATGCTGGATTTCAATCCCATGGTTACGAATCGTTTTGTGAACTCGGGCGGCCGGGTCACAGGTGTTGAAAATTCAACATTCAATTACAATGGCGTTCTTGTTCCGCACATGTTCTCGCATAACGTTTATAACGGTAAAGGTGCACAACGTCCTTTGACGGATCTTCTTAACCACATGATGGTGATCCGCGGTTACGGAACAGGTCTGGACGGACACCCCTTCAATGCGACGGCTCAGCAAGCGCCTGTGGGCGGGGTGTCTTCACTTTTAGGTTTGGCTGCGGATTATTCAAAGAAAACATTCGAAGCGATCGAATGGCCCGACCGCGGCGCTTACGGAAACTTCAACTCTGTGAATGGAAAAGCTTTGAACAAACTGACCGGCAGTCCGTTGGTTTCTTTGCTTGAAGGTTTTGGCGGCCCTCAAGGCGGTCGTGTGAAAGGTCGCAGTTTGAAAGACCGCAATCGTGCGGCTTTCGATCTGGCGCAAGCGCGTCTGAAAGCTTATGCACAATCCGATTTCGCGGGTTCAACAATGTTGGGAAAAAATCTTTCCAATGCTTCGGACCTCATGAAAAAAGGCACGGGCAATATTGATGGCTACTGGAACTCGGCTGTGAATCGCTACCGTACTTTGATTCAAAACAGTTTGCGCCAAAGCGGCTTGGTCGGTATCAGCGATATTCCGTTGATTTCGGATGAGGGTAACTTCTGGCGTGTGCATGTCGCGGATGGAAACCGTGGTTTGAAAGTCAGCAGTGATTTCGATATGCGCGATGCTTTGAGTACGATGACAGTGCCGGGAGCTTTGGCTGAAGGCTTAGCTATGGCCGAGTACGTTCTTAAAGAAGGTCTTGTGACTTCAATCAACATGCACATCGGCGATATGCCTGGCGTCTTGTTGAAAGAAGCGGGCACGGGAATTCTTGCGCAACACAATGCCATTATCGATATGCACGAAACAGGCGCGGTGCCTGCGGTGTTATTAACAACAGCTTACTATCGCGCTATTGCCTCGGGACTTTTAGAGTTGATTGATCAATTGAAGGCGGCGAAAGTTAACGGCGTCGATCTTTGGTCAGAAACAGTGATCCAAGTTATCAGCGAGTTTAATCGCAGTGCGCGTGCAAACGGCACGGGGAGCGATCACGGTTACAACCAAATGGTGTCGAGCGTGTTTTCCGGAGCCATCAAAGGACCTGTCGTTGTCGGTAATATCTATCGCAACGGTCACGGTGGCGGTTACACGGGAACTCAAGGTATCGGTGCACCGATTGACGGTTACAATCAAAAAGGCATGCCGAGTCCGACCATGGCGGCGTCGACCGTGGCGGCTCTTTTACGTGTTCCCAAAAATCCTTACGAGAATTTAGCGGCACCTCTTGTCGAGTTGCGCGGCGACCGTTTGGATGTCATTCACAAAGCGAAGTTGGTGGGATGA